CCAACAGGCCGGGATGTGGAGCTACATTGCGCCGGAGCAGCGCGTGCCGGCCGACCATCCGCTGCGCCCGATCCGGGCAATGGTGGACGCGATCCTGGCGGACCTGTCCCCGGAGTTCGCCGCGCTCTATTCCCCCGTGGGCCGGCCGTCGATCCCGCCCGAGAAGCTGCTGCGGGCGCTGTTGCTGCAGGTCCTCTACAGCACGCGCAGCGAGCGGCTGCTGATGGAGCAGTTGGACTACAATCTGCTCTTTCGCTGGTTCGTCGGGCTGAACATGGATGACCGGATCTGGGATCCCACCGTCTTTACCAAGAATCGCGAGCGGCTCTTGGCCGGAGACATTGCCGAGGCCTTCTTTGCGCGGGTCCTGGCCCAGGCGCGGGAGCGCCGCCTGCTCTCCGACGAGCATTTCACCGTCGACGGCACCCTGATCGAGGCCTGGGCGAGTCTCAAGAGCTTCAAGCGGAAGGACGCCGGCGGCGGGCCTCCGCCGGATGATCCCGGCAATCCGACGGTGGACTTCCACGGCGAGCGGCGGAGCAACGTCACCCACGTGTCGACGACCGATGCCGATGCCCGGCTGGCCCGCAAAGGCAAGGGGCACGAGGCCCAGCTCGCTTACCAGGGGCACGTGCTCATGGAGAACCGCCACGGCTTGGCGGTCGATGGGTGCGTGACCCGGGCGAGCGGGTACGGGGAGCGCGCCGCGGCGTTGGAGATGCTCGGCCACGTGGCGACGACGAAGCGGATTACGGTCGGCGCCGACAAAGGGTATGACACCCGGGACTTCGTCGAAGCCCTCCGGCTGGTCCAGGTGACGCCCCACGTGGCGCAGAACACCGCGCATCGGTCGAGTGCGATCGATCAGCGCACCACGCGCCACGCCGGCTACGAGGTGAGCCAATGGAAACGCAAGCGCGTGGAAGAGATCTTTGGCTGGCTCAAGACCGTCGGGTTGCTGCGCAAGACGCGCCATCGCGGCCGCCGACGCGTGAACTGGATGTTCATCTTCGGCCTGGCGATCTACAACCTGGTCCGCATCCGCAAC
This window of the Candidatus Methylomirabilota bacterium genome carries:
- a CDS encoding IS5 family transposase, whose product is MRGDDRQQAGMWSYIAPEQRVPADHPLRPIRAMVDAILADLSPEFAALYSPVGRPSIPPEKLLRALLLQVLYSTRSERLLMEQLDYNLLFRWFVGLNMDDRIWDPTVFTKNRERLLAGDIAEAFFARVLAQARERRLLSDEHFTVDGTLIEAWASLKSFKRKDAGGGPPPDDPGNPTVDFHGERRSNVTHVSTTDADARLARKGKGHEAQLAYQGHVLMENRHGLAVDGCVTRASGYGERAAALEMLGHVATTKRITVGADKGYDTRDFVEALRLVQVTPHVAQNTAHRSSAIDQRTTRHAGYEVSQWKRKRVEEIFGWLKTVGLLRKTRHRGRRRVNWMFIFGLAIYNLVRIRNLAGALG